A section of the Labrus mixtus chromosome 15, fLabMix1.1, whole genome shotgun sequence genome encodes:
- the sdf4 gene encoding 45 kDa calcium-binding protein, with amino-acid sequence MSVWRKLWRRNSLAVSLLCYILLHSMDVHARPANMSASKEKSPAAKDENEILPPDHLNGVKMEMDGHLNKDFHQEVFLGKEMEEFDEDSEPRRNRKKLIDIFSKVDFNRDRSVSAKEMQRWIMEKTEEHFQEAMVENKNSFRAVDPDKDGHVTWDEYKVKFLASKGFIEKEIAEKIKNNEDLKLDEETQEVLESLKDRWFQADNPPADQLLNEQEFLSFLHPEHSRGMLKYMVKEIVRDLDQDGDKKLTLSEFISLPVGTVENQQAQDIDDDWVRERKKEFEEVIDGDRDGIVTMEELEEYMDPMNEHNALNEARQMIAVADENQNHSLELDEILKYSEYFTGSKLMDYARNVHEEF; translated from the exons ATGTCTGTCTGGAGAAAACTGTGGCGCAGGAACAGCCTGGCCGTGTCCCTGCTTTGCTACATCCTGCTCCACAGCATGGACGTGCACGCACGGCCAGCCAACATGTCCGCCTCTAAAGAGAAGTCTCCAGCCGCCAAAGACGAGAACGAGATCCTTCCCCCAGACCACCTGAACGGGGTGAAGATGGAGATGGACGGCCACCTAAATAAAGACTTCCATCAGGAGGTGTTTTTGGGTAAAGAGATGGAGGAGTTCGACGAGGACTCGGAGCCCCGAAGGAACAGGAAGAAGCTGATTGACATATTCTCAAA AGTTGATTTCAACAGGGACAGGAGTGTGAGCGCCAAAGAGATGCAGCGCTGGATCATGGAGAAGACGGAGGAGCACTTTCAGGAGGCCATGGTGGAGAACAAGAACAGTTTCAGAGCCGTTGACCCAGACAAAGACG GTCATGTAACGTGGGATGAATACAAAGTCAAATTCCTGGCCAGCAAAGGTTTCATTGAAAAGGAAATAGCCGAGAAGATCAAGAACAATGAAGATTTGAAACTGGATGAGGAAA cTCAGGAGGTTTTGGAAAGCTTGAAGGACCGCTGGTTTCAGGCCGACAACCCCCCAGCTGACCAGTTGCTGAACGAGCAGGAGttcctctctttccttcatCCCGAGCACAGCCGAGGCATGCTCAAGTACATGGTGAAGGAGATTGTGCGAGACTTGG ACCAGGACGGTGATAAGAAACTGACCCTCTCGGAGTTCATCTCTCTGCCTGTGGGCACCGTGGAGAACCAGCAGGCTCAGGACATCGACGACGactgggtgagagagaggaagaaggagttTGAGGAAGTCATCGATGGAGACCGCGATGGCATCGTAACCATGGAGGAACTGGAG GAGTACATGGACCCGATGAACGAGCACAACGCTCTGAACGAGGCCAGGCAGATGATCGCCGTCGCAGATGAAAACCAGAATCATAGCCTGGAGCTGGACGAGATTCTCAAGTACAGCGAATACTTCACGGGAAGCAAGCTGATGGATTACGCCAGAAATGTTCATGAGGAGTTCTGA